In Cellulomonas sp. Y8, the genomic stretch CTCGACGAACGCCTTCTCCCCCGCCGCGGCGACCTGGGCCGCGTAGGCGTCGGCGTCCAGGCCGAGGGCCGCCGCCAGCTCGCGCGCCGCCCCGTCCGCCTGCTCCGCCGGGACGCGGGTCTTGTCGATGCCGATCCGGAACACCGGGCGCGACTCGACGAGTACGGCGTCCCCCGCCCCGAGCACGTCCGCGCGCTCCGCCTGCACCCGGTGCACCTGCAGGGCCTCGCCGGCGGCGAGGTCCGGCGCGAGCAGCATCGACGACCACCGGGCGCGCCACTCGTCGTCGACCTTCGCCAGGTTCGCGTGCGTCGTGTACGTCCACGTGGTGGCGCTGCTGCCGACGTCCCAGGTGAAGGTCAGCTCGACCGACGCCGCCGCGTCGTCGTCCGCCGCCACCACGTCGCCGGCCGCGACCTCGGGCTGCCACGGGTCCAGACCCGCGTACGCGGCGGTGCGCGCCTCGCCCGCCTCCGCGGCGGTGGCGCCGTCGAGCGGGACGTCCGCGAAGTCGCCCGACGCGAGGGCGTCGGCGAGGGCGTCCGCGGTCCGCTGCCGGTCGTCCGGCCCGCCCGAGCACGCCGCCAGCGCCCCCACGAGCGCGAGCAGCACGCCGACCGCCACCCCGCGCCGCGCGGCGCCCCGACCCCCTGCGACCCGCACCGACCTCACACGCCTCACCCCGTCGTCCGCCGCCTCACCGGGGGCGACGCGCCGCCGGCACCGTCAGCCTAGGGATCCCGACCTGCACGGACGGGCCGTTCTGCGTGCCGATCCGGGGACGTGCTGTGCGCGTCCTGTGCGCACCCGGTCCCGCGCCGCCAGCGGTTGACGACAGCCCCGGACGCCTCTGGAATGGTGCGATGTCGCCTCCCGACCAGCCCTGCAGTCCCGTGCGGCGAGCCCGCACCACCCCGCGCACCGGCCCGACGGCCCGCGCCGACCGCACGGGGGCTCGCCGCTGATGGACTCCGAGACCTGGGGCAACATCGCCCTCGTCCTGCTCTTCATCCTGATCGGCGGCGTGTTCGCCGGGACGGAGATCGCGCTCGTCTCGCTCCGCGAGAGCCAGATCAACCACCTCGAGCGGCAGAGCGCCCGCGGCGCGCGGGTCGCGTCCGTCGCCCGCGACCCGAACCGGTTCCTCGCCGCGGTGCAGATCGGCGTCACCGTCGCGGGGTTCTTCTCCGCCGCGTACGGGGCGTCGACGATCGCCCCCGACTTCGCGCCCGTCATCGAGGCGCTCGGGGTGTCCGAGGGCCTCGCGGGCACCATCGCGCTGGTCGCCCTGACCCTCGTGATCGCCTACCTGTCGCTGGTGCTGGGCGAGCTCGTCCCCAAGCGCATCGCGCTCCAGCAGTCCGGGCGGGTCGCGCTGGCCGTCGCCCCGCCCCTCGACCGGTTCGCCACGCTGATGCGCCCGGTGATCTGGCTGCTGTCGAAGTCGACGAACCTGCTCGTCCGGCTGTTCGGCGGCGACCCGCACGCCACCAGCGAGGAGATGTCCGAGGCCGAGCTCCGCGACCTCGTCATCGCCCACCAGGGACTGCCCGAGGACGAGCGCCGCATCCTCGGCGACGTGTTCGCCGCGACCGACCGCTCGGTGGCGGAGGTCATGCGCCCACGGCCCGAGGTGCACTTCCTCGAGGCCGACCTCACCCTCGCCGACGCGCTCGACCAGGTCCGCGAGCAGCCCTGGTCCCGGTACCCCGTCATCGGCGAGGACTTCGACGACGTCCTGGGGTTCCTGCACATCCGCGAGCTGCTCGAGGCCACCGACCGCACCGGCGTCCGGGTCCGGGACGTCATGCGCGAGATCGTGGTGCTCCCCGGCACGAACAAGCTGCTGCCGTCGCTGTCGTCCATGCGCCGCGAGGGCGTGCACATCGCGGTCGTCGTCGACGAGTACGGCGGCACCGACGGCATCGTCACGCTCGAGGACCTGGTCGAGGAGCTCGTCGGCGACATCCGCGACGAGTACGACATGCCGGGGTCCTCGGGCGCCGAGGCCCGCGAGGGCGCGCCCGGCTCCTACGACGCCGGCATCACCATCGAGGAGTTCACCGAGCTCACCGGGGTGCCGCTCGCCGACGGGCCGTACGAGACCGTCGCGGGGTTCGTGATCGCGCGGCTCGGCCGGCTGGGCGACGTCGGCGACGCCGTGGACGTCGACGGGCACCGGGTCGAGGTCACCGCGGTCGACGGCCGTCGCATCGCGCGGGTGCGGGTCGTGCCGCCGCCCGAGGAGCCGGCGGCGCCGGCCCCGGGCGGGACCGCCCCGGACGGGACCGGGGAGGGCCGCGGCTGACCCGCGTCCGGGATGCGCGCGGCGCCTCCGTGCCCCACCCTGTTGCCAACCTGCCGGGACCGGGCACGACGAGGAGGGAGCGCGCGTGGGCCACCGACCGCACCGCCTCGTGCTCGACCCCGAGCCCGGCTCCGTCGCGACCGGCCGCCGCTGGGCCGCGCACGAGGCCGAGCTCGGCCACGCGACCGCCGAGGCGGCCCGCACCGTCGAGCTGCTGACCAGCGAGATCCTCACCAACGCCGTCGTGCACACCCGCGCGCACCGGCACATCGCCCTCACCGCCGAGTGCCACGACGACTGCGTCCGGGTCGAGGTCACCGACCCCGACCCCACGCTGCCGCTGGTCAAGCCGGGCAACGCGCGCCGGATCGGCGGCCACGGGATGCGGCTGGTCGACGCGCTGGCCACGGCGTGGGGCGTCGAGCTGCACCCGGGGCGCGGCAAGACCGTCTGGTTCGAGACCCCCGCGGGCACCCACGGGCTGACGGCCTGACCGCCTGACGACACCGCCCGCGGCGGGGGATGCCGCTCCAGGCCCCGCGCCGTCACGATGGCCGGATGGAGGCGCAGCCGGCCCCGCCCGTACCGTCCCGACCGCACGACGCCACGCGGCCGTCCGGCCGTCGCGCCCGGCTGCGCACCGCCCTGCGCACCGTCGGCAGCACGGCGCTCATCGTCGGCCTGTACCTGGGCCGGCCGCTGGACCGCGCGACCCCGGCGACGCTCGTGCTGCTCGTCGCCGGCCTCACGCTGCTCGTGCTGCTGCTCGGCTGGCAGATCCGCAGCGTCGTCCGGTCCCCGTACCCGGTGCTGCGCGCCATCGAGGCCTTCGCGACCGCGACCGTGCTGTTCGTCGTGCTGTTCGCCGCCGGGTACACCTCGCTGTCGGAGTCGTCCCCGGGCGCCTTCACCGAGCCCGTCGACCGGCTGGACGCGATCTACTTCACGATGACCGTGCTCGCGACCGTCGGGTTCGGTGACATCACGCCCGTCACGGGGACCGCGCGCATGGTGGTGACGCTGCAGATGATCTGCGGGTTCGCGTTCGCGGCGCTCGTGGGGCGGGAGTTCCTGGCGGCGGTCCGGCGCGCGCAGGACGGGCAGGACGGTGCGGGCGGCCCGGAGCCCTCGGGCCCGCCGCCCGCGAGCGGCGCCTGACGCCCGGCGGTCAGGCGGGTGCCCGGTGCGCGCCCGTCCCGTCCGCACCCGTCGTCGCAGCCCGCGCCTGACCCAGCGCGTGGTCCTTCAGCGCGGCGAACTCCTCCGCGCTGATCGCGCCCTCGTCGAGCAGCGCCTTGGCCTGCGCGATCTGCTGGCCCGGGGACCCCGAGCCGGCGACGTCGCGGATGTACGCGTCGCCCGCCTGCCGCGCCGCGACCGCCGAGCGGGCGCTGCGCTCGGCCATCCCCCGCCCGCGCGCGATCAGGTACACCAGCGCGGTCACGAACGGGAGCACCAGCAGGAAGATCAGCCACACCGCCTTCCACCACCCGCTCAGCCCCCGGTCCCGGAACAGGTCCGAGATGATCGAGAACAGCGCGAACAGGTAGGCGATGAAGACGAACGCCCAGACGAACCACCAGATGATGTCCCAGAAGTCGGACCAGAACTCCACCGCCACCACGCTCCTCGTGCGACAGGCCGGCGCTGCGGCCGGGACGGCGGGCGGCGCCGGGCGCACGCCCCTGCTCCGCACGCTAGGACCGGTGGTCGCGGGCCGGACCACCCGGTCGGGATGAGCCGTGACCCGCGCCACGACCCGGAATGCGCCGGACCGGCGGCCCGTTCGCACCGGTATGAGAGCTGTCGTGTACGAGGAGTTCGGCGGGGCCGACGTGCTCCGGGTCGTCGACCGTCCGGAGCCCCACATCGGGGCGGACGCCGTGGTCGTGAAGGTCGCCGCCGCGTCCCTGAACCCGGTCGACTACAAGATCCGCGAGGGGTACCTCCGCGGCCTGATGGACGTGCACTTCCCGGCGGTGCCCGCCTGGGACGTCTCCGGCACCGTCGTGAAGGCCGGGCTCGACACCCCCGAGCTGCAGGTCGGCGACGAGGTGCTGGCCTACGCCCGCAAGGACGTCGTGCAGGACGGCACCCTGGCCGAGTACGTGGCGGTCCCCGTCCGGACCGCGGCGAAGAAGCCGGCCGGGCTGTCGTTCGAGGAGGCCGCCGCGCTGCCGCTGGCCGGGCTCACGGCGCTGCAGACCATCCGCCGCGCCGGGCTCGCCGAGGGCCAGACCGTCCTGGTGCACGCGGCGGCCGGCGGGGTCGGCTCGATCGCCGTGCAGCTGGCCGTGCACGCCGGGGCCCGCGTCGTCGGGACGGCCTCCGAGCGCAACCACGACTACCTGCGCTCGCTCGGCGCCGAGCCGGTCGCGTACGGCGACGGCCTGGTCGAGGCCGCGCGCGCCGCCGCCCCCGACGGCTTCGACGTCGTGCTCGACTACGTGGGCGGCCAGGCGGTCGAGACCGCGCCGGCGCTCCTGCGCCCGGGCGGCACGATCGCGTCGATCACCGACGCCCGCGCCCGCGACGAGCTCGGCGGCCAGTACGTGTGGGTCCGCCCCGACAGCGGCGACCTCGCGCACCTGGCCGACCTCGCCGCGCGCGGCGTCGTCAAGGTCGAGATCGCGGCGACCTACCCGCTCGAGAAGACCGCCGAGGCGTACCGCGCCCTGGAGACCGGCCACACCCGCGGCAAGATCGTCGTCACGGTCTGACCCGCGCCGCCGAGCGCGGTGGCTCGAGCCGAGCGCGGTGCCTGGCGCCGAGCGCGGTGGCTCGGGCTGCCGCGCTCGGCGCGGACGACGGCGCTCGGCGGCGCCTCACACCGCGCGGGCCGCGAGGAGGTCGCGGGTGACCGGGTGGGCCGGGGCGCCGAAGACGTCCGGCACCGGCCCCTGCTCCACGACCCGCCCCGCGCTCATCACGAGCACCCGGTCGCACACCCGCCGGATCACGCCGAGGTCGTGGGACACCAGCACCATCGCCACGCCCGTGTCCCGGCGCAGCTCGACCAGCAGGTCCAGGATCGCGGCCTGCACCTGGACGTCCAGCGCGGACACGGGCTCGTCGAGCAGCAGCACCCGGGGCTCCGAGGCGAGCGCCCGGGCGATCGCCACCCGCTGCCGCTGCCCCCCGGACAGGGTCCGGGGCCGGCGGTCCAGGACCGCCGCGGGCAGGTGCACGCGCGCGAGCAGCGCGGCCGCCGCGGCGTCCCGGTCGGCGCGGACGGGCGGTCGGGGCCCCGTCGCGAGCGCCGCCCGCAGCACCGCCCGCACGGTCGACCGGGGGTCGACCGTGCCCAGCGGGTCCTGCGGCACCAGGCGGACGCCCGACCGGAGCCCGCGCCGCTCCCGCTCGGGCAGCGCCGACCACGGCCGGCCGTCCAGCAGGACCTCTCCCGCGTCCGGGGCGTCGGCCGCGAGCAGCAGCCGGGCCAGCGTCGTCTTGCCCGACCCCGACTCCCCCACCAGGCCCACGGCCTCGCCCGCGCGGACCGCGACGTCGACGCCGTCGACGGCCGTCACCGCCCCGCCGCCGGGCAGCGGGAACACCCGGCGCAGCCCGTCGTCCCTCGAGCACCGCCGCGCCCGGCTCCGGGACCGCACCGGGCCCCTCGCCCAGCCGTGCCGCCGCGACCAGCTCGCGGGTGTACCCGTGCCGGGGCGCGCCGAGCACGTCGGCGGTGGCGCCCTCCTCGACGACCCGGCCGTCCCGCAGCACCACGACCCGGTCCGCGACCCGCGCCACGGCACCGAGGTCGTGCGTCACCAGGACGACCGCGGTGCCCGCGTCGCGAAGGTCTCCGAGCAGGCCCAGCACCCGGGCGGCGACCGTGGCGTCGAGCGCCGTCGTGGGCTCGTCGGCGACGAGCAGCGGTGGCCGGGCGACCACGGCGGACGCGATGAGCGCGCGCTGCCGCATGCCGCCGGACAGCTCCCCCGGGCGCTGCCGCGCGCGCACCGCGGGGTCGGGCAGCCCGGCCTCGTCGAGCGCGGCCAGCACCCGCTCGGCGCGGTCGACCCGGGAGACCCGCGCCGTCCCCGGGTCCCCACCGGATCCTCGCGCGGCACCCGGATCGATCGGGTGGCGGCGCGAGAATCCGCGGGGGAACGAGAAGCCGCCCGCGGACCGCGCGCTACCGGCGCCCGGCCGGCGCACCGCGAGCGCCTCGCCCACCTCGGCGCCGACGGTGCGCAGCGGGTCCAGC encodes the following:
- a CDS encoding potassium channel family protein, which codes for MEAQPAPPVPSRPHDATRPSGRRARLRTALRTVGSTALIVGLYLGRPLDRATPATLVLLVAGLTLLVLLLGWQIRSVVRSPYPVLRAIEAFATATVLFVVLFAAGYTSLSESSPGAFTEPVDRLDAIYFTMTVLATVGFGDITPVTGTARMVVTLQMICGFAFAALVGREFLAAVRRAQDGQDGAGGPEPSGPPPASGA
- a CDS encoding NADP-dependent oxidoreductase is translated as MRAVVYEEFGGADVLRVVDRPEPHIGADAVVVKVAAASLNPVDYKIREGYLRGLMDVHFPAVPAWDVSGTVVKAGLDTPELQVGDEVLAYARKDVVQDGTLAEYVAVPVRTAAKKPAGLSFEEAAALPLAGLTALQTIRRAGLAEGQTVLVHAAAGGVGSIAVQLAVHAGARVVGTASERNHDYLRSLGAEPVAYGDGLVEAARAAAPDGFDVVLDYVGGQAVETAPALLRPGGTIASITDARARDELGGQYVWVRPDSGDLAHLADLAARGVVKVEIAATYPLEKTAEAYRALETGHTRGKIVVTV
- a CDS encoding ATP-binding protein, giving the protein MGHRPHRLVLDPEPGSVATGRRWAAHEAELGHATAEAARTVELLTSEILTNAVVHTRAHRHIALTAECHDDCVRVEVTDPDPTLPLVKPGNARRIGGHGMRLVDALATAWGVELHPGRGKTVWFETPAGTHGLTA
- a CDS encoding ABC transporter ATP-binding protein, with translation MRSRSRARRCSRDDGLRRVFPLPGGGAVTAVDGVDVAVRAGEAVGLVGESGSGKTTLARLLLAADAPDAGEVLLDGRPWSALPERERRGLRSGVRLVPQDPLGTVDPRSTVRAVLRAALATGPRPPVRADRDAAAAALLARVHLPAAVLDRRPRTLSGGQRQRVAIARALASEPRVLLLDEPVSALDVQVQAAILDLLVELRRDTGVAMVLVSHDLGVIRRVCDRVLVMSAGRVVEQGPVPDVFGAPAHPVTRDLLAARAV
- a CDS encoding hemolysin family protein — translated: MDSETWGNIALVLLFILIGGVFAGTEIALVSLRESQINHLERQSARGARVASVARDPNRFLAAVQIGVTVAGFFSAAYGASTIAPDFAPVIEALGVSEGLAGTIALVALTLVIAYLSLVLGELVPKRIALQQSGRVALAVAPPLDRFATLMRPVIWLLSKSTNLLVRLFGGDPHATSEEMSEAELRDLVIAHQGLPEDERRILGDVFAATDRSVAEVMRPRPEVHFLEADLTLADALDQVREQPWSRYPVIGEDFDDVLGFLHIRELLEATDRTGVRVRDVMREIVVLPGTNKLLPSLSSMRREGVHIAVVVDEYGGTDGIVTLEDLVEELVGDIRDEYDMPGSSGAEAREGAPGSYDAGITIEEFTELTGVPLADGPYETVAGFVIARLGRLGDVGDAVDVDGHRVEVTAVDGRRIARVRVVPPPEEPAAPAPGGTAPDGTGEGRG
- a CDS encoding SHOCT domain-containing protein, which translates into the protein MEFWSDFWDIIWWFVWAFVFIAYLFALFSIISDLFRDRGLSGWWKAVWLIFLLVLPFVTALVYLIARGRGMAERSARSAVAARQAGDAYIRDVAGSGSPGQQIAQAKALLDEGAISAEEFAALKDHALGQARAATTGADGTGAHRAPA